A window of the Flavobacterium sangjuense genome harbors these coding sequences:
- a CDS encoding L-serine ammonia-lyase: protein MEECISVFDMLKIGVGPSSSHTLGPWRAAERFLSELQTENILDKVTRVKVDLYGSLSLTGKGHATDLAIMLGLSGQDPEYIPVQDIDGIIKNIETKNEINLANKIVIPFYFLQDIVFNKNFLPFHANGLTFSAYLNDDKEYVSTFYSIGGGFVVKEERVNAKKKMEIKCAFPFPIQNAEELLQYTITQNKSISEIVYENEKSMRPEAEIHHELMRIWHTMLECMYIGCHSEGILPGGLNVRRRAFDMHQGLIGLANYNNPQEWLETIRKTEVKFRQILKWVSCFALAVNEVNAALGRVVTAPTNGSAGVIPSVLMYYLVIENHQAGEKEIKQFLMVAGEIGSIFKKGSTISAAMGGCQAEIGVSSAMAAAALCEVMGGTPDQVLMAAEIAMEHHLGMTCDPIGGLVQIPCIERNTMGAIKAINAAELAMETDAKNAKVPLDKVIETMWKTAKDMNSKYKETSEGGLAVAVNMADC from the coding sequence GTGCAGCCGAACGCTTTTTATCCGAATTGCAAACAGAAAACATACTCGATAAAGTAACCCGTGTCAAAGTTGATTTGTATGGTTCACTTTCCTTAACGGGAAAAGGTCATGCCACAGATTTGGCCATTATGCTTGGACTTAGCGGACAAGATCCTGAGTATATTCCGGTTCAGGACATTGACGGAATTATCAAAAATATCGAGACTAAAAACGAAATCAACTTAGCGAACAAAATCGTTATTCCATTCTATTTTCTGCAGGACATTGTTTTCAATAAAAACTTTCTTCCTTTTCATGCCAATGGATTGACTTTTTCTGCTTATTTGAATGACGATAAAGAATATGTTTCCACCTTCTACTCTATCGGTGGCGGATTTGTGGTAAAAGAAGAACGTGTAAATGCCAAAAAGAAAATGGAAATCAAATGTGCTTTTCCGTTTCCGATTCAAAACGCCGAAGAATTACTTCAATATACAATTACACAAAACAAATCGATTTCTGAAATCGTATACGAAAACGAAAAATCAATGCGTCCCGAAGCAGAAATTCATCACGAATTAATGCGTATTTGGCATACGATGTTAGAATGCATGTACATTGGCTGTCACTCGGAAGGTATTTTACCAGGCGGATTAAATGTACGACGACGCGCTTTTGATATGCATCAGGGATTAATTGGCTTGGCTAATTATAACAATCCACAAGAATGGTTGGAAACCATCCGAAAAACAGAAGTTAAGTTTCGACAAATATTGAAATGGGTTTCTTGTTTTGCTTTGGCTGTCAATGAAGTAAATGCAGCATTAGGAAGAGTTGTAACCGCGCCAACCAACGGAAGTGCGGGTGTAATTCCATCTGTTTTAATGTATTATTTAGTTATCGAAAATCATCAGGCCGGAGAAAAAGAAATCAAGCAATTCCTTATGGTTGCCGGAGAAATAGGAAGCATTTTCAAAAAAGGCTCAACTATTTCCGCAGCTATGGGCGGTTGCCAGGCAGAAATTGGTGTATCGTCAGCTATGGCCGCAGCAGCTTTGTGTGAAGTGATGGGTGGCACTCCTGACCAAGTATTGATGGCTGCCGAAATTGCCATGGAGCATCATCTTGGAATGACTTGTGATCCAATCGGTGGTTTGGTTCAGATTCCGTGTATTGAACGCAATACTATGGGTGCAATCAAAGCCATCAACGCAGCGGAATTGGCTATGGAAACCGATGCTAAAAATGCTAAAGTTCCGTTAGACAAAGTCATCGAAACCATGTGGAAAACTGCCAAAGACATGAATTCCAAATACAAAGAAACCTCCGAAGGAGGTTTAGCTGTAGCGGTAAATATGGCGGATTGTTAA
- a CDS encoding outer membrane beta-barrel protein encodes MKNIIIAVTALTALNCFAQNDTITSKIPFDGMDLTWINGQNRQKHFPLTLKDKEETIFTGVAYLDTYYNYNFANPIDNTQTISSTIGRHNEFTVNLASIGVETNYKNVIGRLWLQYGQMGSIVQDSDGSVNHGRNTSINNLKYIREAAAGYHFDMLYGLNVEMGIFMSYIGLESYITQENWSYQRSMVCDFTPFYFSGARVQLYPSQKFKTELWLLNGWQTYNSSSNGLGIGSSNYYRPNENLQLVANFYFGKDTQNPDEFGNQSNRKRFHHDNSIVARYYKNPKAKGISQAAFSINSHYGFQSNNETNDKVKASENFMIGTSIANRIWFHQNKLALTLRGDYLTNQSVVNSVNVSPYLAFTPAVSGDVPNNFDLAIANNEKLRLFQFTSTFDVMPSDYVTFRLEYGYRSASVPYFTSSGGTTSPSGYVNGPEGTTPWAAELMKKEHRITLAVNFRL; translated from the coding sequence ATGAAAAATATTATAATTGCCGTAACCGCTTTAACCGCTCTAAATTGCTTTGCGCAAAATGACACCATAACTTCCAAGATTCCTTTTGATGGCATGGATTTGACTTGGATAAACGGTCAGAATCGCCAAAAGCATTTCCCGCTAACGCTTAAAGACAAAGAAGAAACCATATTTACCGGTGTTGCTTATTTGGACACTTATTACAATTATAATTTCGCCAATCCGATTGACAATACCCAAACCATTTCTTCCACGATTGGTCGACACAATGAGTTCACGGTAAATCTTGCCAGCATTGGTGTGGAAACCAATTATAAGAACGTCATAGGGCGTCTTTGGCTGCAATACGGACAAATGGGTTCGATTGTTCAGGATTCAGATGGTTCGGTAAATCACGGTAGAAATACGAGCATCAATAATCTGAAATACATTCGAGAAGCAGCAGCCGGTTATCACTTTGATATGTTGTATGGTTTGAATGTCGAAATGGGAATCTTTATGAGTTATATAGGTCTCGAGAGTTACATCACGCAGGAAAATTGGAGTTACCAACGAAGTATGGTTTGTGATTTTACGCCTTTTTATTTCTCAGGTGCAAGAGTTCAATTGTATCCGTCTCAAAAATTTAAAACCGAATTGTGGCTGCTCAACGGCTGGCAAACCTATAATAGTTCAAGCAATGGCTTGGGAATAGGTAGTTCCAATTATTATCGTCCGAATGAAAACTTACAATTGGTGGCCAATTTTTATTTCGGAAAAGATACCCAAAACCCTGACGAATTTGGCAATCAATCTAATCGCAAACGCTTTCATCATGACAATAGCATTGTAGCTCGTTATTATAAAAATCCAAAGGCTAAAGGTATTTCGCAAGCTGCTTTTAGTATCAATTCCCATTATGGTTTTCAAAGCAATAATGAAACTAATGATAAGGTAAAAGCCTCGGAAAACTTTATGATTGGTACTTCGATTGCGAATAGAATTTGGTTTCATCAAAACAAATTGGCGCTAACCCTACGTGGAGATTATCTAACCAATCAATCGGTGGTGAACAGTGTGAATGTATCACCTTATTTAGCTTTTACTCCAGCTGTTTCGGGTGATGTTCCCAATAATTTTGATTTGGCTATAGCCAATAACGAGAAGTTGAGATTATTCCAGTTTACGTCTACTTTTGATGTAATGCCAAGTGATTATGTAACGTTTCGATTGGAATATGGTTATCGTTCTGCTTCGGTTCCATATTTTACTTCTTCCGGTGGTACCACTTCGCCAAGCGGTTATGTCAACGGCCCGGAAGGCACAACGCCTTGGGCAGCTGAATTAATGAAAAAAGAACACAGAATAACTTTGGCTGTTAATTTCAGATTATAG
- a CDS encoding KUP/HAK/KT family potassium transporter, producing MNTTVKQKITAASLLVALGIIYGDIGTSPLYVMKSIIGDRSITELLVYGGISCVFWTLTFQTTIKYVLLTLSADNHGEGGVFSLYALVKRFGKGKLVIPTILGATTLLADGIITPPISVASAVEGLETIVPNLPTIPIVIAILSGLFVFQRFGTQRVGSIFGPAMVVWFTMLMVLGLLQIIHHPDILKALNPVYAYRLLVEYPHGFWLLGAVFLCTTGAEALYSDLGHCGKENIRITWVFVKIALVVNYLGQGAWLMHQGNEFLNGQNPFYSIMPQWFLLIGIVIATLAAIIASQALISGSFTLINEAISLNFWPRVALKNPTNLKGQIYIPSVNTILWIGCILMILYFKNSAHMEAAYGFSITIAMLMTTVLLSYYLIFIKKVKMSWVILMLMVFSVIEVSFFVANIVKIKERWMFLFFELFIFMVMYVWYYSRKINNRFLKFVNLFELTPKLNELSKDDAIPKYATHLIFLSKANKTYEIEEKIIKSIFAKKPKRADVYWFLHINRTNEPFTLNYEVIELLDDKVIKVVLNLGFRVQPKVELYFKKIVQELVERKELNLHIRPDGSTKYNAEPDYKFVIIEKFISVENEFALKEGWLLTSYFWLKKLSLSDEKAFGLDRSDVKIEEYPMVYSPVTNLELCRK from the coding sequence ATGAATACAACTGTAAAACAAAAAATTACCGCAGCTTCGCTCTTAGTCGCACTCGGAATCATTTATGGCGATATCGGAACCAGTCCGTTATACGTAATGAAATCCATCATTGGTGATAGAAGCATAACCGAATTATTAGTCTACGGTGGCATTTCCTGTGTCTTTTGGACATTGACATTTCAAACCACTATAAAATATGTACTGTTGACACTTTCTGCAGACAATCATGGTGAAGGTGGTGTGTTTTCGTTATACGCTTTAGTAAAAAGATTTGGCAAAGGAAAATTAGTGATTCCAACTATTCTCGGAGCAACGACACTTTTGGCAGACGGAATTATAACGCCGCCAATTTCAGTGGCATCAGCAGTTGAAGGCTTGGAAACCATTGTACCCAATTTGCCAACAATACCAATTGTAATCGCTATTCTCTCAGGCTTGTTTGTTTTCCAACGGTTTGGCACCCAAAGAGTAGGTTCCATTTTCGGACCGGCGATGGTCGTTTGGTTTACAATGCTGATGGTTTTAGGATTATTACAAATCATCCATCATCCTGATATTTTGAAAGCACTTAATCCGGTTTATGCTTACCGTTTGCTTGTGGAATATCCTCATGGGTTTTGGTTGCTAGGCGCTGTATTTCTTTGTACAACCGGTGCAGAAGCATTGTATTCTGACCTTGGTCATTGCGGGAAAGAGAATATCAGAATCACTTGGGTTTTTGTTAAAATAGCATTGGTTGTTAATTATTTAGGACAAGGAGCGTGGTTGATGCACCAAGGAAACGAATTCCTAAACGGACAAAATCCGTTTTATTCGATTATGCCACAATGGTTTTTACTCATCGGAATTGTTATAGCCACTTTGGCAGCGATTATTGCTTCTCAAGCTTTGATTAGCGGTTCGTTTACTTTGATTAACGAAGCCATTTCTTTGAACTTTTGGCCAAGAGTCGCACTGAAAAATCCAACGAATTTAAAAGGACAAATCTACATTCCATCGGTCAATACGATACTTTGGATAGGCTGCATTCTAATGATTTTATACTTCAAAAACTCCGCGCACATGGAAGCCGCTTATGGTTTTTCTATCACTATTGCCATGTTGATGACAACAGTTTTATTGTCTTACTATTTGATTTTTATCAAAAAAGTAAAAATGAGTTGGGTAATCCTAATGCTCATGGTTTTCTCAGTCATTGAAGTTTCCTTTTTTGTGGCCAATATTGTTAAAATCAAAGAACGATGGATGTTTCTGTTCTTCGAGCTGTTCATTTTTATGGTGATGTATGTGTGGTATTATTCCCGAAAAATCAACAATCGTTTTCTGAAGTTTGTCAACTTATTTGAACTGACACCCAAGTTAAACGAGTTGAGTAAAGATGATGCTATCCCGAAATATGCCACTCATTTAATTTTCTTATCCAAAGCAAATAAAACATACGAAATAGAGGAGAAGATTATCAAATCCATATTTGCCAAAAAACCTAAACGTGCCGATGTGTATTGGTTTCTTCATATCAACAGAACCAATGAACCTTTTACGCTTAATTATGAAGTCATTGAATTGCTGGATGACAAAGTAATTAAAGTGGTGCTAAATTTAGGATTTCGTGTGCAGCCAAAAGTTGAATTGTATTTCAAGAAAATAGTTCAGGAATTGGTGGAACGCAAGGAATTGAATTTACATATCCGACCTGATGGTTCAACAAAATACAATGCTGAACCCGATTATAAGTTTGTCATTATTGAGAAATTCATCTCTGTCGAGAACGAATTTGCTTTGAAAGAAGGTTGGTTATTAACTTCCTATTTCTGGCTCAAAAAACTATCGCTCTCTGACGAAAAAGCTTTTGGCTTAGACCGAAGTGATGTAAAAATTGAAGAATATCCAATGGTGTATTCTCCCGTGACTAATTTAGAATTATGCAGAAAATAA
- a CDS encoding response regulator, translating into MSNNFSILVIDDESQIRKLLEITLEANGYKLLFAVNGKEGITMSASHQPDLILLDLGLPDEDGQVILKKLREWYQHPIIILSVKSTEEEIVKALDSGANDYLTKPFRTQELLARIRTALRNKTSVNNELTISFGNCSVDLASRIVKVANEIIKLTATEYNLLTLLIRNDGRVLTHQYILKEIWGQSYADQTQYLRVFVAQLRKKIEEDANRPKFIVTESGVGYRFNSG; encoded by the coding sequence ATGAGTAATAATTTCTCCATATTGGTCATTGATGACGAAAGTCAAATCAGAAAGCTTTTGGAAATCACTCTTGAAGCTAATGGATATAAACTGCTATTTGCGGTTAACGGAAAAGAAGGCATTACAATGTCGGCTAGTCATCAGCCTGATTTGATACTATTGGATTTGGGTTTGCCTGATGAAGACGGACAGGTGATTCTGAAAAAACTGCGTGAATGGTATCAGCATCCGATTATTATTTTATCGGTAAAAAGTACTGAGGAAGAAATCGTAAAAGCATTAGACAGCGGTGCCAATGATTATCTGACAAAGCCATTCCGTACTCAGGAATTATTAGCCCGAATCAGAACAGCTTTACGAAATAAAACAAGCGTGAACAATGAACTGACCATTTCATTTGGAAACTGTTCAGTAGATTTAGCTTCGCGTATTGTAAAAGTAGCTAATGAAATTATCAAACTCACAGCAACAGAATATAATCTGTTGACATTATTAATCAGAAACGATGGTCGTGTATTAACGCATCAATATATTTTAAAGGAAATCTGGGGCCAAAGCTATGCAGACCAAACGCAATACCTAAGGGTCTTTGTAGCACAGCTCCGCAAAAAAATTGAAGAAGATGCCAACCGTCCGAAATTCATTGTTACCGAATCGGGTGTAGGTTATCGCTTTAATTCCGGCTAA